Below is a genomic region from Vulgatibacter sp..
GCAGTTCACCGCACCCGCTGCCGGCCGCTACTTCGTCGACGTGGTCCACCTCCAGGCCCCGAGCTTCGACGCGATCCTCGACATCACCGACGGCGCCTGCGGCAGCGCTGCCCCGAACCTCGTCTGCAGCGATGATCCCGACCACGCCTACGTACACCTCGCTGCCAACCAGACGATCTTCATGGTCGTCGACGGCTGGGGCACCGGCGTCGGCTACAACGAGGGCGACTTCGAACTCACCGTCGCCGAGGTACGCTGCGGCGACGGTCGGCTGAAGGGCGACGAGGCCTGCGACGACGGCGACCTCGACGACGGCGACGGTTGCTCGTCGGTCTGCACCATCGAGAGCGGCTTCGTCTGCCCCACCGCAGGCGCCGCCTGCCGCCCGATCCAGTGCGGCGACGGCTTCGTCGACGGCGACGAAGCCTGCGACGACTCGAACACCACCGCGGGAGACGGCTGCTCGTCCACCTGCGCCGTGGAGACCGGCCACGCCTGCCCGCCCACCGGCGGCGCCTGCCACCCGATCGTCTGCGGCGACAACATCGTCGACGCCGGCGAGGGCTGCGACGACGGCAACCGGGTGAGCGGCGACGGCTGCAGCGCCGACTGTGCCTCCGAGACCGTGATCGTCGAGGTGGAGCCCAACGACCTCACCACCAACGCCACGCCGATCGCCATCGGCGGCGTGGGCACCGGCTCCTTCAACGGCGTCAACGATTGGTTCGACTACTGGGAGGTCAACCTCACCGCCGGCACCACCTACGTCTTCCGCACCGCCACCGATGCGAACGGCGCTTGCGGCACGGCAGGGAGCGAGAACAGCTACATCACGCTCGTCAACCCGAGCGGAACCCCGGTGGCGATGAACTTCGACATCTCGCCGACCAACGTCTGCGCCGAGGTCGTCTGGACGGCGGCCGTCACCGGCCCGCACTACGTCGAGGTGGGCCCGGAGTGGTTCGACGCCATCCCGGTCTACTACCTCTTCGTCGGCGTGCAGTAGCCCGCCTGCAGCGCGGACCCCCCGAAGCCGTCCTGCACCGTCCGCGTGCAGGGCGGCTTTGCTTTTTCGAGGTGCGACATCGCCAGCTCTCTTGCCTGGCTCGATGGCCCCGGGCGACACTTGCTCATTCCAGCATTACCAGGAGGGGCAGTGGCTTTTCGCGCAAAGTTGTTTGCAGCGGTCGCACTGGCGGTATTTGCGGCTGGCTGTGGGGGTTCCGAGCCGTCCGACTCCAGCGCCGGTGGCGCTGGCGGTGTGGGCGGCACGGGTGGAGTCGGTGGCACGGGCGGAACGGGTGGCACCGGTGGTGACGGTGGCGCCGGCGGTTCCGGGGGAACGGGTGGCACCGGCGGCGTCGGCGGTACCGGCGGCACCGGTGGCACGGGCGGCGTTGGCGGTACCGGTGGCACGGGTGGTAGCGGCGGCGCTGGTGGATCCGGCGGCGCCGGCGGCAGCGGCGGGAGCGCTGCGGTCTGCGGCGACGGGGTGATCGAAGGCACCGAGGAATGCGACGGCGCCGCGATCGACACCACCTGCACCGACCTGGGCTTCTCCGGCGGCACCACGAGCTGCACCGAGACCTGCACGATCGACAGCAGCGCCTGCCTCCCGGCGGAAGACTGCGCCACCGCAGGCGACGAGGACGGCGACGGCGACGCTGACTGTGCCGACAGCGACTGCATCGGCGACTTCCACTGTCCGGACTGCGGCGACGGGATCCTCCAGCGGGGTGAGGCCTGCGACGGCAGCATCCCGGTGGGCTCCAGCTGCGGCGACCACGGCTTCAACAGCGGCGAGCTCGGCTGCGCCGCCGACTGCTCCCTCGACACCAGCGCCTGCTACAACGTCGAGCTCTGCGACGTCGCCGGCGACGAGGACGGCGACGGCTCCTTCGACTGCGACGACAGCGACTGCTTCCAGCAGCCGCCCTGCCCCGTCTGCGGCAACGGCACCATCGAAGCCGGCGAGACCTGCGACGACGGCAACACCACCGCAGGCGACGGCTGCGACGCTGTCTGCGCCATCGAGTTCACCGCGCTGCCCACGGTCGGCTCGCCGCTGGCGCTCACCGGCAGCGTCACCACCACCGACCCGCTCCACTCGCGCACGACCAGCAGCTGCGCCGTTCGCGTGGGACAGCAGCACTTCGACATCTTCCACCTCGTCAACAACGGCACCGCGCCTGTCGAGATCGACGTCTACGCGTCGTGGGGCCTGGACGACGGCTTCCTCCTCGCCAGCAGCGTCCCCTACGATCCGGCCAACGCCCCCGCGAGCTGCCTCGACGCCAACGACGACTGGAACGGCATCGAGGACAGCCAGATCGAAGGCCTGGTCGTTCCCGCCGGCGGCACCCTCGCGCTCGTGGCCACCACCTACGACGACGCCCCAGCGGGCGTCGGCTCGTACACGCTCACCGTCACCGCCGTCTCCACCTGCGGCGATGCGATCGTGGGTGGCAGCGAAGCCTGCGACGACGGCAACGCCGCCGCCGGCGACGGCTGCCTCGCCGACTGCACCGTGGAGCCGGGCTGGGCCTGCGACGCGACGGGCTGCCGCCAAATCACCTGCGGCGACGGCAACCGCGAGGGGACCGAGCAGTGCGACGACGGCAACACGGTGGACGGCGACGGCTGCAGCAGCACCTGCACCGTCGAGGGCGACACCTGCGCCAACGCGGTCAACCTGAACAACCTCTACGTCGCCGCCGACGACGCGTGGGTCTGGACCTCCACCACCGCGGGCCTCGCCAACGACTACGACTCGGTCTGCACCGCCGGCTACACCAACGAGCCCGACGGCGTCGCCTCGTTCACCGCCCCCACCGCCGGCCGCTACTTCGTGAACTACGTCACCAACTTCGACGCGGTCCTCTACATCTGGGACAGCGCCTGCGGCCAGGGATCGACCGAACTCCTCTGCGAGGACGACCCGGAGTACGGCTTCGTCAACCTCACCGCCAACCAGACCATCTACCTGGTGGCCGACGGCTACGGCAGCAGCGTCGGCTCCGACAGCGGCGACTTCACCCTCCTCGCGGTGGCGGTCGTCTGCGGCGACGGCAGGGTCACCGGCGACGAGTACTGCGACGACGGGAACACCACCTCCGGCGACGGCTGCGACGCAGCCTGCGCCGTGGTCGAGACCGGCTACGTCTGCCCGGAGCTCGGCGGCGCCTGCCGCGCAATCACCTGCGGCGACGGCCTCGTCGACGCACCCGAGACCTGCGACGACTCGAACAGCACCGCAGGCGACGGCTGCTCGTCCACCTGCGCCACCGAGACCGGCTACGCCTGCCCGTCCACCGGCGGCGCCTGCCACGCGATCGTCTGCGGCGACGGCATCCTCGACGCCGGCGAGGGCTGCGACGACGGCAACACCACCTCGGGCGACGGCTGCAGCTCCACCTGCGTGCCTGAAGGCGCGACGGCGGAGTCCGAGCCCAACGACACGCTCACCACCGCCAACACCTTCACCTTCGGCTCGGTGGGCACCGGCGCCGTCGATCCCTGGGACGAGTACGACTACTGGTCCTTCCAGGCGACCGGCGGGACGACCTACACCTTCTACACGACCACCGATCTGACCGGCGGCTGCGGCACCACCGCGGCCGACGACACCTACCTGGCGATCTACGATTCGTCGGGCAACTACCTCGTCGACGCGGACGATGGCTACGGGACGAGCTACTGCTCGGAGATCACCTGGACCGCGCCGTCGACCGGCACCTACTACATCGAGGTGACGACCTCGTGGGTCTTCTTCGCGCCGGTGCCGACCTACTACCTCTGGGTGCAGTGATCGGCTGCTGGGCCTGAAGCGCCAAACGTAAGAAGCCGCCCTGCAGCACGCGGGGCGGCTTCTTCGTTTCGCGGGGCGCAGTGATCAGTGGATCCGGGCGAGCAGCTCCCGGATCGCGTGCTGGCAGGTCTCGTCGTAGCCCACCGTGTCGTCGTTCGCGTAGAGGTCGAGGTAGTGGGCGAGCCCCTTGCGATCGAGGCCGCGCTCCTGCCCATGCGGCGCGAGCTCGTCGAGGACCAGCTCCCGGTTCTCCACCGCCCACTGGATCGAGCGGCCGATCGCCTCGGTGAGCTGCGCGACGAGCTCGGGGCCGAGGTCGCGCTTGATCACGTTGGCGCCCAGCGGCAGCGGCAGCCCCGTCTCCTTCTCCCAGAAGACGCCGAGATCCAGCAGCAGGTGCAGGCCGGCCTGCTGGTAGACGAGGCGGCCCTCGTGCACCAGCACCGCGGCGTCGATTGCGCCCTGCGCGAAAGCGCCCAGGGTGTCGGCGAGCGAGGCGCCGATCATCGGCACCAGCTCCGCCTCCGGCGCTGCAAGCCGGAGCACCGCAGCGGCGGTGGTGGAGAGGCCGGGGACGCCCACGCGGCGCAGCGGCGCGTCGGGGCTGGGCGCCACCACCACCGGCCCGTAGCCGCGGCCCACGCTGCCGCCGTGGGGCAGCAGGTCGTAGCGATCGGCGACGCGGGGCACGTGGGCCACGCTCACCGCGCAGACGTCCGCCCCGCCCTTCTCCGCCAGGGCGTTGAGCGTGGCGATGTCCGAGCGCACGTGCTCGAAGCGGATCCCCGGCAGCGTGATCTCCCCGCGCTGCATGGCGAGGAACATCGCCGCGTCGTCGGCGTCGTCGGAATAGGCGAGGGTGAGCGTGCGCATGGAGCGAAGCCTCTCGTGCCGCGGCTCGAGCGCGCGGCGGTTCGAGCGTCAGACGCCTGCTGCGGCGCGGGCGGCGCGCGGCACGGCGAAGGTCCTGCCCACGGCGCCACCCACCGCGGCCATCTCCTGCGCCAGCGGCAGCAGGTCCTCGAGGAGGAGCGCCTGCGGTCCGTCGCAGCGGGCGCAGGAGGGATCGGGGTGCGCCTCCACCAGCAGGCCGTCGGCGCCTGCGGCGATGGAGGCGCGGGCGAGCGGCCCCACCAGCGCGCGGCGGCCCGCGGGATGCGAGGGATCGGCAAGGATGGGCAGGTGGGTGCGCAGCCTGGCGGCGGCGATCACGCCGACGTCGAGGCTGAAGCGGGTGGCGGTCTCGAAGGAGCGGCTGCCGCGCTCGCAGAGGATCACGCCGGGCGCGCCGCCGTCGAGGAGGTATTCGGCTGCGGAGAGCCACTCCTCCACCGTGGCGGAGAGGGCGCGCTTGAGCAGCACCGGCCTGCCGCACTTCGCCGCCACCTTGAGGAGCGCGGTGGCCTGCATGGTGCGGGCGCCGATCTGGACGATGTCGGCCCACTCGGCCACCGCGCCGCAGGAGCGCTCGTCGAGGGCCTCGGTCACCACCAGCAGATCGTGCCGATCCGCCGCGTCGCGGAGCCAGCGCAGCGCCGGGATGCCGTGGCCCTGGAAATCGCTGGGGCGGGTGCGGGGCTTGTACGCGCCGCCGCGGAGGATCTTCGCGCCGGCGCGAACCGCGGCCAACGCCGCCTGCTCCACCTGCTCCTCGGTCTCCACCGCGCAGGGACCGGCGGCGAGCACGAGCGCGTCGCCGCCGAAGAGCACGCCGCCGACCTCCACCGGCCGGACGACGCCTTCGTCTTCGGCATCGGCCAGCGGGTGGGCGGAGGCGACGCCCAGGGTCTCCTCCACGAAGGGCGAGGCGGTGAGCAGGCGCAGCGCGCGGCCGGCGACCGGCTCCTCGAGCTCCACCGCCTGGCGGCCCCAGCTTCCCGACAGCACGCGGCCGGGCACGCCGAGGCGCGCCGCAGCGCGGAGGAGCTCGCGATCCGCGCCTTCCGGCGCCTCTCTCTTCAGCAGCAGGATCAAATCCCGCCTCCCACGACGAAAACGTCCACCACCGCCGCCACACCGAAGAGCAGCGCCGCCCAGCCGTTGGCCGTCAGCACCGCGTCGCCCTTCGCGCCGCGCGCCGTCGCGATCTGCCCGGCGAGCAGCGCGATGGCGCAGGCCACGACGCCGGCGACATAGGCCATCCCGCGCCCAGCGACAAGCCCGGCGGCGAGGAAGAGCAGCGGAGCCAGCACGTGGAGCACCCGCGAGGTGGCGATGGTGACCTGCGGCCCCCAGCGCACCGGGAAGGAGTGGAGCCCTTCCTTCCGGTCGAATTCGAGATCGGCGAGGCCGTAGGTGATGTCGAAGCCGCCGATCCAGCAGACGACGCCGGCGCCCAGGACGAGGGGGAAGGCGTCGAAGGATCCGGTGATCGCCACCCAGGCGCCGATCGGCGCCAGCGCCAGCACCAGGCCGAGCCAGAAGTGGCAGAGCCAGGTGAAGCGCTTGGCCTTGCTGTAGCCGAGCGCCAGCGGCAGGGCCACCAGCGAGAGCGCGCCGCAGAGAGGCGAGAGCGCCACCGCGAAGGCAAGGAAGCCGAGGCCGCTGGTGATGGTCAGCGCCCAGGCGGCCTTCATGCTCACGGCACCCTTGGGGATCTCGCGGGACTGCGTGCGCGGATTCTTCGCGTCGAGGGCAGCGTCGGAGACGCGGTTGTAGGCCATCGCCGCGGTGCGCGCGGTGGTGAGGCAGCCGAGGATGAGCAGCGCCTGGGGCCAACTGAGCGGGTGGTCGACCCACGCCACAGCAGCAGCGGCGAGCGCGAAGGGCACCGAGAAGATTGTGTGCGAGACGCGGACCAGGCGCGCCAGCTGGATCGCGACGGCGGTCATGCCTCGGCTCCGGTGCGGGGGACGAGGAAGCCCAGGCGGCTGCGCGCGACGCGGACCCAGGGGTGGCGGGTGAGGCCAAGGACCTGCGCGCCGCGGGTGGTCGCCGCCTCGAGGAGCTCGTCGGCGGGCACGTCCGGGAAGTCCTCCGCCAGCACCGCCACCTCGCCGAGGAGATCGTGGTCGGGCGTGGAGGCGAGGGAGTCGGTGCCGAGGACGTAAGGGATCCCGGCGGCGCGGATGGCGCGCAGATCCGGCAGGCGGCCGCCGATGTGGAGGTTGCTTCGCGGGCAGAGCACCGCGGTGGCGCCGCGATCCGCTGCCATGCGCAGCTCCGCGTCGCTGGCGGTGACCAGGTGGACGAGGAGGGTCGCGCTGCCCAGCGCGCCGAGGGAATCGAGGAAGGGGAGCGGACGCTGCCGCGGCGGCACCGCGCCCTTGGAGAGGAGGAAGGGCGCGAAGGGGCCCTCGCCCCGCTCCAGCCAGGCGTTCTCGTCCTCGTGCTCGGCGGCGTGCACCGAGCGCACCCCGCCCTGCCCTTTGAGCTGGGCGAAGGCGCCGGGCATCGTGCCGTAGGCGGAGTGCGGCACCAGCACCGGGATGACTTCCGGGGCGGCGCAGGGGGTGGTGGAGCGGAGCCGCGCATCCTGCAGGGCGGCGGCGATGGCGGGCTCGTTCGCCCCCACCACCTCGAGGAGCGAGAGTCCCATCAGCCCCGCCTCGCCCAGGATCGGCGCGGTGGCGAGCAGCGTGCACACGTCGGCGACCGCCACCGTGCCGAGGGCGCGCATCTCCTTGGCGGCGCGGAGCGCCTCCGCCTCGAGATCCCCCTTCGTCATCGGCATCCGCGTCTGGACCAGCCGGGAGACCCAGGGGCCGAGGCCGTCGCCGCCGGGGACCTTGCTGGCCAGCGCCGCGCACTCGAGGTGCGCGTGGCAGTCGACGAGCCCGGGCAGGAGCACGCCCTGCCCCGCCTTGCGCGGCAGGCCGGAGAAGCGCTGCTCGATCTCCCGCGCCGGGCCGAACGCCACCGCCTCGCCGCGCACGTCGAGCGCTGCGGCGGCGCCGCCTGCGGGCTCGAGGAGTCCGGTCTGCGGAGACCAGACCGCGTCGGCGATTTCGAGGCGTACGGCGTTCATCGTTGCCATCCTAGGCGGCGGCCTCGTCGAGGAGCCGGTAGAGGCCGTCGCGGCGCATAGGCGTGAAGCCCGCGTCGCGGATGTGGCGCTCGATCCCCGCCGAGTCCATGGCGAAGACCGAGCCCGCTGCGGAGACGACGTTCTCCTCCATCATCACCTGGCCGAAGTCGTTGGCGCCGTGGTGCAGCGCCGCCTGGCCCACCGCGGGGCCCATCGTCGGCCACGAGGCCTGGAGGTTGGCGAAGTTGTCGAGCACGAGGCGCGAAACCGCCAGCGTGCGCAGGTACTCGCCGGCGCCTTCCTGATCGCCGCGGAGCTTGAGCCCGCCGTCCTGGTAGGGCCAGCAGATGAAGGCGGTGAAGCCGCCCGTCTCGTCCTGCAGCTCGCGGAGCTTGGCCAGGTGGAGCGCCCGCTCGTAATACGTCTCGCCGACGCCGTACATCAGCGTGGCCGAGCAGCGCATGCCGTTGCGCTGGGCGATGCGCATCACCTCGAGCCACTGGGCGGAGGTGGCCTTCTTGCGGGCGATCCGGGAGCGCACGCGGTCGACCAGCACCTCGGCGCCGCCGCCGGGAACCGAGTCGAGGCCGGCCTCTTTCAGGGCCACGAGGACGCGCTCGACGCTCGTCTTCTCGAGCTCCGCCAGACAGTGGATCTCCTCCGGAGAGAATCCATTCAAGCGAAGGCCGAATCCCTTGATGAAGCGGACCAGCTCCTCGTAGTAGGGCAGCCGCAGCTCGGGGTTGATGCCGCCCTGCAGGAGCACCTGCACGCCGCCCGCGTCTTTGAGGCGCTGGCACTTCTCGCCGATTTCGTCCCACGAGAGCACGTAGCCGCCGTTGCGCCCCGGCGCCCGGAAGAAGGCGCAGAAGCGGCACGCGGTGGTGCAGACGTTGGTGTAGTTGATGTTGCGCTCGACGATGTAGGTGACGCGGCCGTCCGGGTGGAGCTGGCGGCGGCGCTCGTCGGCGGCGGCGCCGAGCTCTGCGATCGGCGCGTCCTCGAGGAGGCGCGCTGCCTCCGCCGCGGAGATGCGCTTGCCCTGGGCGGCGCGGCTCAGGACCGCGTCCAAGCCGGTGCGCGGCTGGGGGCGGTTCGGCGCCGGCGCCGCGAACTGGATCTCCGGCGGCAGCAGGCCAATGGCGTTCGCCTTGCGCAGGTATTCGGTGAGCCCCTCGCGCTCGCGGCGGCCGAGGTCGAAGGCGAGCGAATCCTTGAGGTAGCGCAGGTAGGGCGCGGGATCCGCCTCGCCCCGCTCCACCGCGTGGGCGAGGGCCAGCTGCGGGAAGGCGGCCTTGCCCGCCTCCAGCGCCTCCTGGAGATCGGCGAGGACCAGCGGATCGACGATGGGTTCGCGGGTCGCCCAGAGCGCCGTCACCAGCGGCAGGCCGGTCCAGCTGTTCCACATCTCGCCGAGGTCGTAGCGGTAGGCGAAGCGCTCCGCCACCTCGAGGGCGAGGTCGCCGATGAGGAGCGCGCCGGTCTCGTCGCCGACGCTCTGCACGCAGGCGCCGGGATCGCGGACCTCGTAGCGCATCTCCTTGCGGCCGCGGGCCTCCATCAGCACGCGGGCCAGCGTCGCCGAGCTCCGGCTCGAGCGGTCGAGGCAGATGGTCTTCCACTGATCCAGCGGCGTGTTGCCGACGAGGAGGATGCTCTCCACCGGGCCGCGGGCCGAGACGCAGCCCACCGGCAGCGCGTAGAGGCCGAGCTGCGCGATGGCAGCCACCGGCAGCAGGCCGATGTCCGCCTCCCCTTCCGCGAGGCGGCGGGCGCACTCCGACGGCGGCGCGTGCTCGATGTGGATCCGCTCCCGCGCCCCACCCCGCCCCAGGCCGTAGAGGAGCGGCCGGGAGTTGAGGTAGCTCGAAGCGGCGATGCGCACCGGCTGGTTCACAGGGGCATCCCCACCACGTTGTAGGTGGTGTCGCGCTCGACGGGGAGGCGGCCGGCGTCGGTGATCAGCCGGCGCAGGTCCGCGGTGGAGAGCGCGTTCGGCGAGGTGGAGCCCGCCATCTTGTAGATCTTCTCGCTGACCACCGTGCCGTCGAGATCGTTCACGCCGAAGGACTGGCTGATCTGCGCCACCTTCTCGCCCACCATCACCCAATAGCCCTTGAGGTGCGGCACGTTGTCGAGCACCAGGCGGCTCTGGGCGTAGATGAGCAGGTTGTCGAAGCCGGTGGGCTCGTTGAGCTTGCGCAGCGGCGAGTTGTCGTTGTGGAAGGCGAGCGGGATGAAGCACTGGAAGCCGCCCGTCTCGTCCTGCAGCGCGCGGAGGCGCAGCACGTGATCGGCGCGTTCCTCGGGACGCTCCACCGTGCCGTAGAGCATGGTGCAGTTGGTCTTCATGCCCATGCGGTGGGCGATGCGGTGGATCTCCAGCCACTGATCCGCGTCCGCCTTGTCCTTGCAGATCTTCTTGCGCACGCGCGCCGCGAAGATCTCCGCGCCGCCGCCCGGCATCGACTCGAGGCCCGCGTCGCGCAGCGCGGTGAGGACCTGCTCGTAGGTCATCCCGTACTTGCCGGCGTAGTAGTGGATCTCCACCGCGGTGAAGCCCTTGATCACCAGCGAAGGCGCGGTCTGCTTCACCGCCCGGAGCACGTCCAGGTAGTACTCGAACGGAAGGCCCGGGTGCAGGCCGTTCACCATGTGCACTTCGGTGGGCTGGTTCGGAAGCTGCTGCTTCACGAATTCGACCGCCTCTTCCACCGAGTAGGTCTTCGCCTGGG
It encodes:
- the mqnC gene encoding cyclic dehypoxanthinyl futalosine synthase yields the protein MNQPVRIAASSYLNSRPLLYGLGRGGARERIHIEHAPPSECARRLAEGEADIGLLPVAAIAQLGLYALPVGCVSARGPVESILLVGNTPLDQWKTICLDRSSRSSATLARVLMEARGRKEMRYEVRDPGACVQSVGDETGALLIGDLALEVAERFAYRYDLGEMWNSWTGLPLVTALWATREPIVDPLVLADLQEALEAGKAAFPQLALAHAVERGEADPAPYLRYLKDSLAFDLGRREREGLTEYLRKANAIGLLPPEIQFAAPAPNRPQPRTGLDAVLSRAAQGKRISAAEAARLLEDAPIAELGAAADERRRQLHPDGRVTYIVERNINYTNVCTTACRFCAFFRAPGRNGGYVLSWDEIGEKCQRLKDAGGVQVLLQGGINPELRLPYYEELVRFIKGFGLRLNGFSPEEIHCLAELEKTSVERVLVALKEAGLDSVPGGGAEVLVDRVRSRIARKKATSAQWLEVMRIAQRNGMRCSATLMYGVGETYYERALHLAKLRELQDETGGFTAFICWPYQDGGLKLRGDQEGAGEYLRTLAVSRLVLDNFANLQASWPTMGPAVGQAALHHGANDFGQVMMEENVVSAAGSVFAMDSAGIERHIRDAGFTPMRRDGLYRLLDEAAA
- a CDS encoding DUF4215 domain-containing protein — its product is MGGTGGVGGTGGTGGTGGDGGAGGSGGTGGTGGVGGTGGTGGTGGVGGTGGTGGSGGAGGSGGAGGSGGSAAVCGDGVIEGTEECDGAAIDTTCTDLGFSGGTTSCTETCTIDSSACLPAEDCATAGDEDGDGDADCADSDCIGDFHCPDCGDGILQRGEACDGSIPVGSSCGDHGFNSGELGCAADCSLDTSACYNVELCDVAGDEDGDGSFDCDDSDCFQQPPCPVCGNGTIEAGETCDDGNTTAGDGCDAVCAIEFTALPTVGSPLALTGSVTTTDPLHSRTTSSCAVRVGQQHFDIFHLVNNGTAPVEIDVYASWGLDDGFLLASSVPYDPANAPASCLDANDDWNGIEDSQIEGLVVPAGGTLALVATTYDDAPAGVGSYTLTVTAVSTCGDAIVGGSEACDDGNAAAGDGCLADCTVEPGWACDATGCRQITCGDGNREGTEQCDDGNTVDGDGCSSTCTVEGDTCANAVNLNNLYVAADDAWVWTSTTAGLANDYDSVCTAGYTNEPDGVASFTAPTAGRYFVNYVTNFDAVLYIWDSACGQGSTELLCEDDPEYGFVNLTANQTIYLVADGYGSSVGSDSGDFTLLAVAVVCGDGRVTGDEYCDDGNTTSGDGCDAACAVVETGYVCPELGGACRAITCGDGLVDAPETCDDSNSTAGDGCSSTCATETGYACPSTGGACHAIVCGDGILDAGEGCDDGNTTSGDGCSSTCVPEGATAESEPNDTLTTANTFTFGSVGTGAVDPWDEYDYWSFQATGGTTYTFYTTTDLTGGCGTTAADDTYLAIYDSSGNYLVDADDGYGTSYCSEITWTAPSTGTYYIEVTTSWVFFAPVPTYYLWVQ
- a CDS encoding UbiA-like polyprenyltransferase, which translates into the protein MTAVAIQLARLVRVSHTIFSVPFALAAAAVAWVDHPLSWPQALLILGCLTTARTAAMAYNRVSDAALDAKNPRTQSREIPKGAVSMKAAWALTITSGLGFLAFAVALSPLCGALSLVALPLALGYSKAKRFTWLCHFWLGLVLALAPIGAWVAITGSFDAFPLVLGAGVVCWIGGFDITYGLADLEFDRKEGLHSFPVRWGPQVTIATSRVLHVLAPLLFLAAGLVAGRGMAYVAGVVACAIALLAGQIATARGAKGDAVLTANGWAALLFGVAAVVDVFVVGGGI
- a CDS encoding DUF4215 domain-containing protein, coding for MKLSSMWGVGLVCMLLASACGGEGGKQESTGGTGGTGAAGGMGGAGGEGGMGGAGGEGGMGGAGGEGGMGGAGGEGGMGGAGGEGGMGGAGGEGGMGGAGGEGGMGGAGGEGGMGGAGGMAGPTCGDDLREADEDCDGEDFGGMDCTDYGFDTGTLACGEGCAIDTSGCSSYRCGNGILEPGESCDDGNEVLGDGCTDQCVIEGDSCDAPVDIGNRFDAAAGQWSWTFSTDGLGNDFENSCTGTLAQQGDAVAQFTAPAAGRYFVDVVHLQAPSFDAILDITDGACGSAAPNLVCSDDPDHAYVHLAANQTIFMVVDGWGTGVGYNEGDFELTVAEVRCGDGRLKGDEACDDGDLDDGDGCSSVCTIESGFVCPTAGAACRPIQCGDGFVDGDEACDDSNTTAGDGCSSTCAVETGHACPPTGGACHPIVCGDNIVDAGEGCDDGNRVSGDGCSADCASETVIVEVEPNDLTTNATPIAIGGVGTGSFNGVNDWFDYWEVNLTAGTTYVFRTATDANGACGTAGSENSYITLVNPSGTPVAMNFDISPTNVCAEVVWTAAVTGPHYVEVGPEWFDAIPVYYLFVGVQ
- the aroF gene encoding 3-deoxy-7-phosphoheptulonate synthase, translating into MILLLKREAPEGADRELLRAAARLGVPGRVLSGSWGRQAVELEEPVAGRALRLLTASPFVEETLGVASAHPLADAEDEGVVRPVEVGGVLFGGDALVLAAGPCAVETEEQVEQAALAAVRAGAKILRGGAYKPRTRPSDFQGHGIPALRWLRDAADRHDLLVVTEALDERSCGAVAEWADIVQIGARTMQATALLKVAAKCGRPVLLKRALSATVEEWLSAAEYLLDGGAPGVILCERGSRSFETATRFSLDVGVIAAARLRTHLPILADPSHPAGRRALVGPLARASIAAGADGLLVEAHPDPSCARCDGPQALLLEDLLPLAQEMAAVGGAVGRTFAVPRAARAAAGV
- a CDS encoding MqnA/MqnD/SBP family protein, with amino-acid sequence MRTLTLAYSDDADDAAMFLAMQRGEITLPGIRFEHVRSDIATLNALAEKGGADVCAVSVAHVPRVADRYDLLPHGGSVGRGYGPVVVAPSPDAPLRRVGVPGLSTTAAAVLRLAAPEAELVPMIGASLADTLGAFAQGAIDAAVLVHEGRLVYQQAGLHLLLDLGVFWEKETGLPLPLGANVIKRDLGPELVAQLTEAIGRSIQWAVENRELVLDELAPHGQERGLDRKGLAHYLDLYANDDTVGYDETCQHAIRELLARIH
- the mqnE gene encoding aminofutalosine synthase MqnE, with the protein product MEAAREIIKPTAPASLAKIAEKVHAGVRLEEDEAVQVFQSRDLLTLGQLANVVRERLHGNRTYYNRNFHLNLTNVCEASCRFCAFARLEEGMPQAKTYSVEEAVEFVKQQLPNQPTEVHMVNGLHPGLPFEYYLDVLRAVKQTAPSLVIKGFTAVEIHYYAGKYGMTYEQVLTALRDAGLESMPGGGAEIFAARVRKKICKDKADADQWLEIHRIAHRMGMKTNCTMLYGTVERPEERADHVLRLRALQDETGGFQCFIPLAFHNDNSPLRKLNEPTGFDNLLIYAQSRLVLDNVPHLKGYWVMVGEKVAQISQSFGVNDLDGTVVSEKIYKMAGSTSPNALSTADLRRLITDAGRLPVERDTTYNVVGMPL
- a CDS encoding amidohydrolase family protein, coding for MNAVRLEIADAVWSPQTGLLEPAGGAAAALDVRGEAVAFGPAREIEQRFSGLPRKAGQGVLLPGLVDCHAHLECAALASKVPGGDGLGPWVSRLVQTRMPMTKGDLEAEALRAAKEMRALGTVAVADVCTLLATAPILGEAGLMGLSLLEVVGANEPAIAAALQDARLRSTTPCAAPEVIPVLVPHSAYGTMPGAFAQLKGQGGVRSVHAAEHEDENAWLERGEGPFAPFLLSKGAVPPRQRPLPFLDSLGALGSATLLVHLVTASDAELRMAADRGATAVLCPRSNLHIGGRLPDLRAIRAAGIPYVLGTDSLASTPDHDLLGEVAVLAEDFPDVPADELLEAATTRGAQVLGLTRHPWVRVARSRLGFLVPRTGAEA